The genomic window CACGTCGGATGGCAACAGCCTGCAGCGCTGGCAGCGCGCGGGAGCACAATGGTTGAACCCTGCCTGTCATCGTTCCCTTTACAGCTACCAGACGCGAACTGCGATGGCACTGGCCGTGCAAAATCCGCAAATCGCAGTGACATACCTCCCGCTGGCGTGCACGGGCGCGACCATCGCGGACGGCATGTTCGGATCGCAGCGAGCGCGTGAATGCGCCATCACGCGTAACGGCTTGAATTGCGCTGGCACAGTTAATGGACAGGTCGCTGAATTGCGTGAGGCATTAACCGCCGCGACGCAGCGACAGCCGGACCGGCGGCTCGATCTAGTCCTGCTCTCGATTGGAGCTAACGACATCAACTTCTCCGGACTCGTCGCCGACGTAATTATTGATAGCGGCGCCGAACGTGCGCTGTCCCGACGTACGGGCGTCCTCGGTTCAGTCGATGACTCACGCACCAGCCTGCGCCGCGACCTTCCACAGGGCTTCAGCAAATTGCGTAAGGCGCTGAAGCCGCTCGTCGGCGGTGACCTGTCGCGCGTAGTTTATGTTGCTTATGCTGATCCATCGCTGAGCAATGGTGCGCCGTGCCCTGGCGGCCGCGCGGGCTTCGATGTCCATCCGTCTTTCAATGCGAATCCGCGGCGTCTCGCCGACGTAACGAATTTTGTCGAGAGCGAGTTTCTCCCGCAACTCAAGAACCTCGCGTTATGCGAAGGCGGCGTGCTGTGCGGCGATCGCAGCCGCGACCGCATGACCTTCGTGGATCAGCATCAGGCTGCATTCGCGAACCATGGGTTCTGCGCGCGCGCGCAGACCGATCCGGAGTTCGATCGGCAATGCTTCTCAGCGACCGGCGACAGTTTCGTTGCTGATATCGTCACCGCCGCGAATAATCCGCTGGCCTGCGGACAGGCTGCGAGCGACTTTCGCGCCTATTCGCCACGCGCACGATGGATACGCGATGCGAATGACAGCTACTTTGCGGCGATGACCTATCCGCAGGCGGCGAGAACACCAGCCGATCAACCCGGCGACATTCACGACGCGACATGGGGCGTCCTCTCCGCGGTTTACGGCGGCGCCATCCATCCAACAGCGGAAGGCCATGCAGCGATGGCTGACGCGGCTCTGCATGCAACAACGGCAGTACTCGGCTTAGGAGGGGCGGCTCCGTCTGTGACCAGCGAACCGATCGCACCCATCGAAATGCCACGCTGACACAATCAGCGCGACAATGCCGCGCAGCTATGGCCGCGCCGGGATT from Nitrobacteraceae bacterium AZCC 1564 includes these protein-coding regions:
- a CDS encoding lysophospholipase L1-like esterase (product_source=COG2755; cleavage_site_network=SignalP-noTM; cog=COG2755; superfamily=52266; transmembrane_helix_parts=Inside_1_6,TMhelix_7_24,Outside_25_658) yields the protein MIQSRAIRLSFGLFCLIAAFFAFADPPATAQIALTPPVDTGMQISWEVRNRFRLFREERDFQLQVEALNGRSILASEQLLATQSDGRGWARNTVGRLCIDPSGRVNEPCTRDGVKESYLTPVDHPVTVRLTGAVPVGATCAWSFDDGEPPPRQSTLDCNEPINLRVRYGRPTRVTVDVSSGPDAPQRVSNDIEVRDIFVAGLGDSIASGEGNPDRPVALSDDGFCFRSYLGGAAGMYFRPGRAGFKGARACDTSDGNSLQRWQRAGAQWLNPACHRSLYSYQTRTAMALAVQNPQIAVTYLPLACTGATIADGMFGSQRARECAITRNGLNCAGTVNGQVAELREALTAATQRQPDRRLDLVLLSIGANDINFSGLVADVIIDSGAERALSRRTGVLGSVDDSRTSLRRDLPQGFSKLRKALKPLVGGDLSRVVYVAYADPSLSNGAPCPGGRAGFDVHPSFNANPRRLADVTNFVESEFLPQLKNLALCEGGVLCGDRSRDRMTFVDQHQAAFANHGFCARAQTDPEFDRQCFSATGDSFVADIVTAANNPLACGQAASDFRAYSPRARWIRDANDSYFAAMTYPQAARTPADQPGDIHDATWGVLSAVYGGAIHPTAEGHAAMADAALHATTAVLGLGGAAPSVTSEPIAPIEMPR